One window of the Colletotrichum destructivum chromosome 4, complete sequence genome contains the following:
- a CDS encoding Putative von Willebrand factor, type A, von Willebrand factor A-like domain superfamily, which yields MPHFEEPAPAYSPSSFNNEYSRPEMSKSFFGSFKDKLSRKSISSSQKSRHATQSNMTRSNNPFAGLSLTKKPDCESCPSVTVTPPTPTGNSHYPPAPLQAPPAYTATAPPQSGDDYLASLSSPARSPSPAPSNAGSVISASGISVSTPEDRYAFLSSFDTIFVVDDSGSMSGRSWPEVENVLHAITPICTSHDDDGVDLYFLNHKTSDSGNIKTGKAGGGYYGIRRAETVHEIFTTVRPRGGTPTGQRLHSILRPYLQLLEQSKGDFESVKPINIIVITDGAPSDDVESTIISAAKKLDRLDAPMHQVGVQFFQVGNEPGAREALRELDDDLGDRVNGDLRDMVDTVTWEHGTRGVLTADSILKVVLGAVVRRLDRRRTSGESRR from the coding sequence ATGCCTCACTTCGAAGAGCCGGCGCCTGCCTACTCCCCATCATCCTTCAATAACGAATACTCACGACCTGAAATGTCTAAATCGTTTTTTGGCTCCTTCAAAGATAAGCTGTCCCGCAAGTCGATTTCGTCTTCCCAGAAGTCAAGGCACGCCACGCAGTCCAACATGACCCGAAGCAACAACCCTTTCGCCGGCCTTTCGCTAACCAAGAAACCCGACTGTGAGTCCTGTCCCAGCGTTACAGTGACTcccccgacgccgaccgGTAATTCTCACTATCCTCCAGCCCCCTTGCAAGCCCCTCCCGCCTACACCGCGACGGCGCCACCTCAGTCCGGCGACGACTACCTGGCGTCACTAAGTAGCCCGGCTAGAAGTCCGTCACCGGCCCCATCCAACGCCGGTTCCGTCATCTCCGCCTCCGGTATATCGGTCTCCACGCCTGAGGACCGCTACGCCTTCTTGTCGTCATTCGACACCATTTTCGTTGTTGACGATTCGGGTTCGATGTCCGGCCGATCTTGGCCCGAGGTGGAGAACGTCCTCCACGCTATTACTCCTATCTGCACATcccatgatgatgacggcgtcgacctgtACTTTCTCAACCACAAGACGTCAGACAGCGGCAACATCAAAACTGGGaaagccggcggcggctactACGGTATCCGCCGCGCCGAGACAGTCCATGAGATATTCACCACGGTCCGTCCCAGAGGCGGCACACCCACTGGTCAGCGCCTCCACTCCATCCTCCGGCCTTACCTGCAGCTCCTCGAACAGAGCAAGGGCGACTTCGAGAGCGTCAAGCCGATcaacatcatcgtcatcaccgaCGGCGCACCATCGGACGATGTTGAGTCTACTATCATCTCTgcggccaagaagctcgatAGACTCGATGCCCCTATGCACCAGGTCGGCGTGCAATTCTTTCAGGTCGGCAACGAGCCCGGCGCCCGTGAGGCGCTTCGAGAGCTCGACGATGATCTCGGTGATAGAGTCAACGGTGATCTTCGCGACATGGTCGACACTGTCACCTGGGAGCACGGTACCCGGGGCGTGCTCACAGCAGACAGCATCCTGAAAGTGGTACTCGGCGCGGTGGTCAGACGTCTCGACCGCCGTCGTACCAGTGGCGAGAGTCGTCGCTGA
- a CDS encoding Putative basic-leucine zipper domain-containing protein, with product MSPYTSTGGGRAPNVSRYLRDLNTVKEPAAGEENFTFEDDLAIFTNTQFFDFETGQHTDYQASSKKPETVEPQAPSSAVTEELTSPIGDFNVDFSMPGEFNFHDFTNPYPASGVPPFAEGLGNLQPLQPNPQSTYAAPPVSQQQNHHYGAPTPRATETRTPESLNGVSRPGHSFEEQSRVAAEEDKRRRNTAASARFRIKKKQREQALEKSAKEMSDKVSALEQRINLLETENRWLKNLVMEKNEGNEDIASMLKEFQNKQPKSTAASSGSVKAEEAK from the exons ATGTCGCCTTACACCAGCACCGGCGGTGGGCGTGCCCCCAACGTGTCTCGCTACCTGCGCGACCTCAATACCGTCAAGGAGCCTGCCGCTGGCGAGGAGAACTTCACCTTcgaggacgacctcgccATTTTCACCAACACTCAGTTCTTCGACTTCGAAACCGGCCAGCACACCGATTACCAGGCATCGTCCAAGAAGCCCGAAACTGTCGAGCCCCAGGCTCCCTCTAGCGCCGTTACCGAAGAATTGACCTCGCCCATCGGAGATTTCAACGTCGACTTTTCCATGCCAG GCGAATTCAACTTCCACGATTTTACCAACCCCTACCCTGCCTCGGGCGTTCCGCCCTTCGCCGAAGGCCTGGGTAACCTTCAACCCCTCCAGCCCAACCCTCAATCCACCTACGCGGCTCCTCCTGTCTCTCAGCAGCAGAACCACCACTATGGCGCCCCTACACCGAGGGCCACCGAGACCAGAACCCCTGAATCTTTGAACGGCGTTAGCAGACCTGGCCACAGCTTCGAGGAGCAGTCCCGCGTCGCtgccgaggaagacaagCGCAGGAGAAACACGGCCGCCTCTGCCAGGTTCCgcatcaagaagaagcagcgcgAACAGGCCCTCGAGAAGAGCGCCAAGGAGATGTCCGACAAGGTCTCCGCTCTCGAGCAGCGCATCAACCTCCTCGAGACCGAGAACCGCTGGCTTAAGAACCTCGTCATGGAGAAAAACGAGGGCAACGAAGACATCGCCTCCATGCTCAAAGAGTTCCAGAACAAGCAACCAAAGTCGACTGCGGCATCTTCGGGCTCTGtgaaggcggaggaggcaaAGTAG
- a CDS encoding Putative extracellular membrane protein, CFEM: MKSAIYLGVGLLSGAMAQNNLAGCGTGCIQSMQGLASDLGCTAGDTACLCRNPNFTYGIRDCSFQSCQQSGDAQQAVAAGVELCRQAGVAVEVTPGVTVTQPTGTAIVTATPVVSSVFSVITSGGSTFSTLIGETTVTPAASGGGETATPSPVTTTTFTTVITSGESVITSVGETTIFGVGGVPGASSIPASAVTTAPVVSTITSDGTVITSVVGSTTVFSSLTGSEASGALSSQASEASQSATATATETATETETANQSETGSATSASESGNAAKQTAVPVAGFLAAAGFAAMLI, from the exons ATGAAGTCCGCTATCTATCTTGGCGTTGGCCTTCTCTCTGGTGCCATGGCCCAGAACAACCTCGCCGGCTGCGGT ACCGGCTGCATCCAGAGCATGCAGGGCCTTGCCTCCGACCTTGGCTGCACCGCTGGTGACACTGCCTGCCTTTGCCGCAACCCCAACTTCACCTATGGCATCCGCGACTGCTCTTTCCAGTCCTGCCAGCAGTCTGGTGATGCTCAGCAGGCTGTTGCCGCTGGTGTTGAGCTCTGCCGCC AGGCTGGTGTTGCTGTTGAGGTCACCCCTGGTGTCACTGTCACCCAGCCTACTGGCACTGCGATCGTCACGGCCACTCCCGTTGTCTCTTCGGTCTTCTCTGTCATCACTTCTGGTGGCAGCACCTTCTCCACCTTGATCGGAGAGACCACTGTCACTCCTGCTGCCTCTGGTGGTGGCGAGACCGCGACCCCTAGCCCGGTCACGACCACGACCTTCACCACTGTCATCACCAGTGGCGAGTCTGTCATCACCTCTGTCGGCGAGACCACCATCTTCGGTGTTGGAGGCGTCCCCGGCGCCTCCTCCATCCCTGCCTCGGCTGTCACCACCGCTCCGGTTGTTAGCACCATCACCAGCGATGGCACTGTCATCACCTCCGTTGTTGGCTCGACCACTGTCTTTTCCTCCCTCACTGGCTCCGAAGCTTCTGGCGCTCTCTCCAGCCAGGCCAGCGAGGCCTCCCAATCCGCCACTGCCACTGCTACTGAGACTgccaccgagaccgagactgCCAACCAGTCTGAGACTGGCTCGGCTACCAGTGCCTCTGAGAGCGGCAAT GCTGCCAAGCAGACTGCCGTCCCGGTTGCTGGCTTCCTGGCCGCtgccggcttcgccgccatgcTCATCTAA
- a CDS encoding Putative aminotransferase, class I/classII, pyridoxal phosphate-dependent transferase, major has product MFSNRKFSINRHTGVPKPRRFSVGEIGGNEVQSKTHRQFRNAHEGHQPHAGLDASRASTGVVWCTERASEYGFLEDPDSWANLGQGAPEVEDDIAGCFPRPTTIDISMAGREYGPTAGIKELREAVANLYNVMHREGKDSKYTWENVAIVPGGRAGLIRIAAVLGNSYLSFFLPDYTAYNEMLSLFKNFSAIPVPLAEEDGYHIHPDRIAEEISRGSSVILTSNPRNPTGRVVANPELAEIQDICRGRATFISDEFYSGYNYTSNCDGNTISAAENVEDVDEDDVLIIDGLTKRFRLPGWRIAWILGPKEYIKAIGSCGSYLDGGANHPFQEAAIPMLDPTLVKAEMVFLQKHFRDKRDYVVRRLREMGFIIKYVPDSTFYLWLNLEGLPGPIADGLNFFQACLEEKVIVVPGIFFDLNPSRRRDLFDSPCHHFVRFSYGPKMETLKKGCDGIERVVNKFRKSSD; this is encoded by the exons ATGTTCAGCAACCGCAAATTCTCAATCAACCGGCACACTGGTGTACCCAAGCCCAGACGCTTCAGTGTCGGCGAGATCGGAGGCAATG AGGTCCAGTCCAAGACTCACAGACAGTTCCGCAACGCCCACGAGGGCCATCAACCCCATGCTGGTCTTGATGCCAGCCGAGCCTCTACCGGTGTCGTCTGGTGTACCGAGCGCGCCTCTGAGTATGGCTTCCTTGAGGACCCCGACTCCTGGGCCAACCTGGGTCAGGGTGCCCCCGAGGTCGAAGATGACATCGCCGGTTGTTTCCCCCGTCCCACCACTATCGACATCTCGATGGCCGGACGCGAGTACGGCCCTACTGCTGGTATCAAGGAGCTTCGCGAAGCTGTCGCCAACCTCTACAACGTCATGCATCGTGAGGGCAAGGACAGCAAGTACACCTGGGAGAACGTCGCAATTGTCCCCGGTGGTCGCGCCGGTCTGATTCGGAtcgccgccgttcttggcAACTCCTacctctccttcttcttacccGATTACACCGCTTACAATGAGATGCTGTCCCTCTTCAAGAAC TTCTCTGCCATTCCCGTTCccttggccgaggaggacggctACCACATCCACCCCGAtcgcatcgccgaggagatcTCCCGTGGCTCCTCCGTTATTCTGACCTCGAACCCCCGTAACCCTACCGGTCGTGTCGTGGCCAACcccgagctggccgagatcCAGGACATCTGCCGTGGCCGTGCCACCTTCATCAGCGACGAGTTCTACTCTGGCTACAACTACACAAGCAACTGTGACGGCAAcaccatctcggccgccgagaacgtcgaagatgtcgacgaagatgacgtTCTCATCATCGATGGCCTGACGAAGCGCTTCAGACTTCCCGGCTGGCGTATCGCGTGGATCCTTGGCCCCAAGG AGTATATCAAGGC CATCGGCTCTTGTGGCAGCTACCTTGATGGTGGCGCCAACCACCCCTTCCAGGAGGCTGCCATTCCCATGCTCGACCCCACCCTGGTCAAGGCGGAGATGGTCTTCCTCCAGAAGCATTTCCGC GACAAGCGCGACTATGTTGTTCGCAGACTGCGCGAGATGGGCTTCATCATCAAATACGTTCCTGACTCGACCTTCTACCT CTGGTTGAACCTTGAGGGACTACCCGGTCCgatcgccgacggcctcaaCTTCTTCCAGGCCTgcttggaggagaaggtcatTGTTGTCCCCGGTATCTTCTTCGACCTGAACCCCTCGAGACGTCGTGATCTCTTCGACAGCCCCTGCCACCACTTTGTGCGTTTCTCGTACGGTCCCAAGATGGAGACCCTGAAAAAGGGCTGTGACGGCATCGAGCGCGTCGTCAACAAGTTCCGCAAGTCGTCTGATTAG
- a CDS encoding Putative 3'-5' ssDNA/RNA exonuclease TatD, metal-dependent hydrolase: MRTALFSLIKARSQPFIQSLPKRAFLQSSSSIVTMATPAESPKSAYKPRYIDIGINLADPIFRGLHHGKQRHPNDLDGVISRAKEVGCSKLIVTGSDFTSSRDALEIAKQYPGVVYTTIGIHPCSSAIFSNSEDAAEGVHTDPDPSKPIPDHHEPDPGKTETIIAELRNLIKDSTASNSGLVAFGEFGLDYDRLHYCPKTIQTHSFAAQLDLVLETKPQLPLFLHSRAAHEDFVRILKEKFGDKLEKLEKGGVVHSFTGTLEEARELMDLGLYIGINGCSFKTEENCEVVKQIALDRMMIETDGPWCEIRPSHFGYKYLIEKKPEANGNAEGAAMPEPAQKPQGKKKNQKKEPEVPERFKIVKKEKWEEGAMIKGRNEPCMIERVAKAVAGIKEVDVEDICEAAWTNTVKVFGVDQ; the protein is encoded by the exons ATGAGGACCGCACTTTTCAGTCTCATCAAAGCAAGGTCGCAACCTTTCATTCAGTCTCTGCCCAAAAGGGCATTTCTccagtcgtcgtcctctATAGTCACAATGGCAACTCCCGCAGAGTCACCCAAGTCGGCCTACAAGCCTAGGTACATCGAT ATTGGTATCAACCTGGCCGATCCCATTTTCCGAGGTCTGCATCACGGCAAACAACGCCATCCGAatgaccttgacggcgtcaTCTCAAGAGCAAAGGAGGTCGGATGCTCCAAGCTGATCGTCACAGGCTCCGACTTCACTAGCTCTCGAGACGCTTTAGAGATTGCGAAGCAGTATC CCGGCGTCGTCTATACGACGATTGGAATCCACCCGTGCAGCAGTGCGATATTTAGCAACTCGGAAGATGCCGCGGAGGGCGTGCATACCGACCCGGACCCTTCCAAGCCCATTCCAGACCACCATGAGCCGGACCCCGGCAAGACGGAgaccatcatcgccgagctccGTAATCTCATTAAGGACTCAACCGCCTCCAATTCCGGTCTCGTCGCCTTTGGCGAATTTGGTCTCGATTATGATCGACTACACTACTGCCCCAAGACCATCCAGACCCACTCCTTCGCGGCgcagctcgacctcgttctTGAGACGAAGCCGCAGCTGCCCCTATTTCTTCACTCGAGAGCCGCACACGAAGACTTCGTTCGCATTCTCAAGGAAAAATTCGGCGACAAGCTTgagaagctggagaagggcggcgtTGTCCACAGTTTCACTGGCACCTTAGAGGAAGCCAGGGAGCTGATGGACCTTGGCCTATACATTGGCATCAACGGTTGCAGCTTCAAGACTGAGGAGAATTGTGAGGTTGTCAAGCAGATCGCACTCGACAGAATGATGATCGAGACCGACGGCCCGTGGTGCGAGATTCGGCCAAGCCATTTTGGTTACAAGTACCTGATCGAGAAGAAGCCAGAGGCCAACGGTAATGCAGAAggggcggcgatgccggAACCCGCTCAGAAGCCccagggcaagaagaagaaccagAAGAAGGAGCCCGAAGTGCCCGAGCGCTTCAAGAtcgtcaagaaggagaagtgggaggagggtgCCATGATCAAGGGTCGGAACGAGCCCTGCATGATTGAGCGTGTCGCTAAGGCTGTAGCAGGCATCAAAGAAGTGGATGTCGAAGACATCTGCGAAGCAGCTTGGACAAACACTGTCAAGGTTTTTGGCGTAGACCAATAG
- a CDS encoding Putative centromere protein Chl4/mis15/CENP-N yields the protein MARFSIPTKGRLSSDVRLPPTNSAVQKALSRLPRPSLLALVLEWLSDDNCQLCAPLLGDKEDEDGLYPPASSVEELRVIYTDLQYRKGSKREILDRIIEGDWQHGLTLYQMALADAQYLQDHPTSQKWTAYRIMPLKEVSYIDDEEQPPEVDRESLTLPRFHPSSFIQSLQAHVLPDVKAHYHFHRPQGLSLSVLRIFIIESPYSTSMTHLGSSLTPTDASFDSSRTLYIAFPDASPFVYLSKSQTVGSLGASESKSFRNLVVEGIPKALSRPRERYTLKPTNISTKNLDALLHVRGVGRTNAAGGGWDIYADKKKNESPLDTILPTPPLSEESSDDTPELAGKIGTKRKAERVDDAEKFHKRARLCAQARFGETARIDDGLGIERVDIVIEDLFPGSPRSGLVGDDRGPDDETNGERRKPKGGQQNPFEMSFGYDSDAEENLPRQHATNWAPNVKLTFHGSHVFAGMRQLVENGIIDGERMPGWLTGEEGVTVGAVRHGRIRGHKGSGL from the coding sequence ATGGCGCGTTTCTCCATCCCAACGAAAGGACGCTTGTCGTCAGATGTGCGGCTTCCGCCTACCAACTCTGCGGTTCAGAAAGCTTTGAGCCGACTGCCTCGTCCCTCCTTGTTGGCATTGGTTCTCGAGTGGCTGAGCGACGACAATTGTCAGCTGTGCGCACCGCTGCTGGGGGacaaggaagatgaagatggacTTTACCCTCCCGCATCGTCGGTAGAGGAGCTGCGAGTCATCTATACGGATCTACAGTACAGGAAGGGGTCCAAAAGAGAGATTCTTGACCGCATCATAGAAGGCGATTGGCAGCATGGCCTGACTCTGTACCAAATGGCACTGGCGGATGCTCAGTATCTCCAAGATCACCCTACATCGCAGAAGTGGACTGCCTATCGCATCATGCCGCTGAAGGAGGTTTCATATATAGACGACGAGGAACAACCTCCGGAAGTCGACAGGGAGTCTCTGACACTCCCTCGATTCCATCCGTCCTCCTTCATTCAAAGCCTCCAAGCTCACGTCTTGCCCGACGTCAAGGCGCATTATCATTTCCACCGGCCTCAggggctctctctctcagttCTGCGCATTTTCATCATCGAATCTCCCTACAGCACGAGCATGACACATTTGGGCAGCAGTCTAACACCAACGGACGCCAGTTTCGACAGCTCACGGACTCTCTACATTGCCTTTCCCGACGCATCACCATTCGTCTATCTATCAAAATCCCAGACTGTGGGTTCTCTAGGAGCTAGTGAGTCCAAGAGCTTCCGCAATCTAGTTGTAGAAGGTATACCAAAGGCACTTTCCCGGCCCCGGGAAAGGTATACTCTCAAACCCACCAACATTTCCACCAAGAACCTAGATGCACTGCTGCATGTTCGAGGCGTTGGACGCACAAATGCGGCTGGCGGGGGTTGGGACATTTACGCcgataagaagaagaacgagTCACCGCTTGACACCATTTTACCAACTCCGCCATTATCAGAAGAATCATCGGACGACACGCCAGAGCTGGCCGGCAAGATAGGCACAAAAAGAAAAGCGGAACGTGTTGATGACGCCGAAAAGTTCCACAAAAGAGCTCGGCTGTGTGCCCAAGCGAGGTTCGGAGAGACAGCTAGAATCGATGATGGACTCGGTATCGAGCGTGTGGACATCGTCATTGAAGACCTTTTCCCCGGCAGCCCTCGGAGTGGGCTAGTAGGTGACGATCGAGGCCCTGACGACGAGACAAATGGCGAAAGGAGGAAGCCGAAGGGTGGTCAACAGAACCCCTTCGAGATGTCCTTTGGATATGATTCGGATGCCGAGGAGAATCTGCCTAGGCAACACGCAACAAATTGGGCTCCGAACGTCAAGCTAACATTTCACGGGTCCCATGTGTTTGCTGGTATGCGGCAGCTGGTAGAAAACGGCATTATTGACGGCGAACGGATGCCGGGATGGCTGACAGGCGAAGAGGGTGTCACGGTGGGTGCCGTCCGGCACGGGAGGATTAGGGGGCACAAGGGCTCCGGCTTATGA
- a CDS encoding Putative ribonucleotide reductase large subunit, ATP-cone domain-containing protein, translating to MFVRKRDGRQERVQFDKITARVSRLCYGLDMEHVDPVAITQKVISGVYGGVTTVQLDDLAAETAAYMTVTHPDYAILAARIAVSNLHKQTKKQWSAVVSDLYHYVNPKNGKASPMIAKDTYDAVMRHKEELDSAIVYDRDFNYQYFGFKTLERSYLLKLDGKIAERPQHMIMRVAVGIWGDDVERVIETYNLMSSKFFTHASPTLFNAGTPQAQLSSCFLVDMKEDSIEGIYDTLKTCAMISKMAGGIGLNVHRIRATGSYIAGTNGTSNGVVPMLRVFNNTARYVDQGGNKRPGAFAIYLEPWHADVFDFLDLRKNHGKEEVRARDLFLALWIPDLFMKRVEKNGDWTLMCPNECPGLADCYGEEFEALYEKYEQMGKGRKTMKAQKLWYAILEAQTETGNPFMLYKDAANRKSNQKNLGTIRSSNLCTEIIEYCAPDEVAVCNLASLALPTFVDYNEGVYDFQKLHEVTQVVVRNLNRIIDVNHYPVQEARNSNMRHRPIGLGVQGLADAFLALRMPFESPEARDLNKKIFETIYHAALTMSVQLAKEEGPYQTYEGSPVSQGILQYDMWNVKPSDLWDWDSLKEQIKQHGVRNSLLVAPMPTASTSQILGNNECFEPYTSNIYQRRVLAGEFQVVNPWLLKDLVDMGLWSDAMKNRIIAENGSIQNIPNIPTEVKALYKTVWEISQRTVVQMAADRGAFIDQSQSLNIHMKDPTMGKITSMHFAGWKLGLKTGMYYLRTQAAAAPIQFTVDQEALKVTDSAIGKVLKKRAPPPGHVAAPVVNVPRPMYAKKDSSAQDNGIPTPSVTPPPPRTAPAQKPDTMKADVAEGDSPRALPTEPVEKLKIEELPIAGSKTPDAEDKTEDSKEREMDIYSEAVLACSIENPESCVMCSG from the exons ATGTTCGTGAGAAAGCGCG ATGGTCGCCAGGAGCGCGTCCAGTTCGACAAGATCACTGCCAGAGTGTCGAGGCTATGCTATGGCCTCGACATGGAGCACGTTGATCCGGTTGCTATCACGCAGAAGGTCATTTCTGGTGTCTATGGCGGTGTCACCACCGTGCAGCTCGACGACTTG gccgccgagaccgccgcGTACATGACCGTCACCCACCCCGACTACGCCATCCTGGCTGCTCGCATCGCAGTTTCCAACCTCCACAAGCAAACCAAGAAGCAATGGTCTGCCGTCGTCAGTGATCTCTATCACTACGTCAACCCTAAGAACGGCAAGGCGTCGCCCATGATTGCCAAGGACACATACGATGCCGTCATGAGGCATAAGGAAGAGCTCGACTCTGCCATTGTATACGACCGCGACTTCAACTACCAGTACTTCGGCTTCAAAACCTTGGAGAGATCATACCTCCTCAAGCTTGACGGCAAGATCGCTGAGAGGCCGCAACACATGATCATGCGTGTCGCCGTTGGCATCTGGGGTGACGACGTTGAGCGCGTCATCGAAACCTACAACCTGATGTCCAGCAAGTTCTTCACGCATGCCTCTCCCACACTCTTCAACGCTGGTACCCCACAGGCCCAGCTATCCTCctgcttcctcgtcgacatgaAGGAAGACTCCATCGAGGGTATCTATGACACCCTCAAGACTTGCGCCATGATCTCCAAGATGGCCGGTGGTATCGGCCTCAATGTTCACCGCATTCGTGCCACTGGCTCCTACATTGCCGGCACCAATGGTACCTCCAACGGCGTTGTCCCTATGCTTCGTGTCTTCAACAACACTGCTCGCTACGTTGACCAGGGTGGTAACAAGCGTCCCGGTGCCTTTGCCATCTACCTTGAGCCTTGGCACGCCGACGTCTTCGACTTCTTGGATCTGCGCAAGAACCACGGAAAGGAGGAGGTCCGCGCTCGTGACCTCTTTCTTGCCCTCTGGATTCCCGATCTCTTCATGAAGAGAGTCGAGAAGAACGGAGACTGGACTCTTATGTGCCCCAATGAGTGCCCAGGCTTGGCCGACTGCTACGGCGAGGAGTTTGAGGCCTTGTATGAGAAGTACGAACAGATGGGCAAGGGACGCAAGACCATGAAGGCTCAGAAGCTCTGGTATGCTATCCTTGAGGCTCAGACCGAGACTGGCAACCCCTTCATGCTCTACAAGGATGCCGCCAACCGCAAGAGCAACCAGAAGAACCTTGGTACCATTCGCAGCTCTAATCTGTGCACTGAGATCATTGAGTACTGCGCTCCTGACGAGGTCGCTGTCTGCAACCTGGCCTCGCTCGCACTTCCCACTTTTGTTGACTACAACGAGGGTGTCTACGACTTCCAGAAGCTCCACGAGGTGACCCAGGTTGTTGTCCGCAACCTGAACAGAATCATCGACGTCAACCATTACCCTGTTCAAGAGGCTCGCAACAGTAACATGCGCCACCGCCCCATTGGTCTCGGTGTGCAGGGTCTTGCCGATGCCTTCCTGGCTCTTCGCATGCCCTTCGAGTCTCCCGAAGCCCGCGACCTCAACAAGAAGATCTTCGAGACCATCTACCACGCTGCCCTCACCATGTCTGTGCAGCTGGCTAAGGAGGAGGGCCCATACCAGACGTACGAGGGCTCGCCTGTCTCACAGGGCATCCTTCAGTATGACATGTGGAATGTCAAGCCTTCGGACctctgggactgggactCTCTGAAGGAACAGATCAAGCAGCACGGTGTCCGCAACTCTCTGCTCGTCGCGCCCATGCCGACTGCCAGCACTTCGCAGATCTTGGGCAACAACGAGTGTTTTGAGCCCTACACCTCCAACATCTACCAGCGCCGTGTCCTTGCTGGCGAGTTTCAGGTCGTCAACCCTTGGCTTCTTAAAGACCTCGTCGATATGGGCCTATGGTCCGATGCCATGAAGAATCGTatcatcgccgagaacgGTTCAATTCAGAACATTCCCAACATCCCCACAGAGGTCAAGGCTCTGTACAAGACCGTTTGGGAAATCTCCCAGCGTACTGTCGTTCAGATGGCTGCCGATCGTGGTGCCTTCATTGACCAGTCGCAGTCGCTCAACATTCACATGAAGGATCCCACTATGGGCAAGATCACCAGCATGCACTTCGCCGGCTGGAAGCTCGGTCTCAAGACGGGCATGTACTACCTGCGTACACAGGCCGCTGCTGCGCCTATTCAGTTCACCGTTGACCAGGAGGCGCTCAAGGTCACTGACAGCGCCATTGGCAAGGTTCTCAAGAAGCGCGCGCCGCCCCCAGGCCACGTCGCCGCTCCCGTCGTGAACGTCCCCAGGCCCATGTATGCGAAGAAGGACTCCTCTGCGCAAGACAACGGCATCCCCACACCCAGCgtcaccccccctcccccgcggACTGCTCCCGCGCAGAAGCCTGATACCATGAAGGCCGATGTGGCTGAGGGTGACAGCCCGAGAGCTCTGCCCACTGAGCctgtcgagaagctcaagatcGAGGAGCTTCCGATTGCCGGAAGCAAGACACCCGATGCAGAGGACAAGACGGAAGACAGCAAGGAGCGTGAGATGGACATCTATTCCGAGGCTGTTCTTGCCT GCAGCATCGAGAACCCCGAGTCCTGCGTCATGTGCAGCGGTTAA